One part of the Bacteroidia bacterium genome encodes these proteins:
- a CDS encoding VCBS repeat-containing protein produces MFKAFGFCLYTLIIFSFLGTACTPEAEKERLLFEQHCSSCHQLPDIQALPKSLWEKEVLPEMAARMGIKEEGYNPLKDYTFKEMGAVIKSGIYSQKRVLSDQDWQRIKHYVLKQAPEELQQSLSYTARKSISAFKAHAISLDSLRGANFIFMRYEPEWQRLHLADIRGNILEYDYRKRQVNSLAQIRRPISDFTRMDSVSYATSIGYLNPSERSSGSIIRIRDGERKEFNQVLHRPVHSLIEDLNGDGTAELIVSEFGHFTGNLALFEFEGEDKLGKRLLNTEPGNTRTIAIDLNADQKKDLVVLKAQAREGIYAYMQSGDLEFTEKELISFSPILGTSWFEVFDYEGDGDLDIATVHGDNADKTYVQKPYHGMRLYLNDGQMNFSEAFFFPLHGATRIVASDFDQDEDMDFALVASFPDYENHPEDSFVYLENLHAESFSFSPQNLVEPQEGRWFLMDAGDLDGDGDEDLVISSFTYNFTPVPEVLSDKWKLSYLDLLVLENQLIDGEQ; encoded by the coding sequence ATGTTCAAAGCCTTTGGCTTCTGTCTGTACACGCTAATTATTTTTTCTTTCCTTGGTACTGCCTGTACCCCGGAAGCGGAAAAAGAACGACTTTTATTTGAACAACACTGCAGCTCCTGTCATCAATTACCCGATATCCAGGCACTTCCCAAAAGCCTGTGGGAAAAAGAAGTATTGCCCGAGATGGCCGCTCGTATGGGCATTAAGGAAGAAGGCTATAATCCGCTGAAAGACTATACTTTTAAGGAAATGGGAGCCGTGATCAAAAGTGGTATTTATTCTCAAAAAAGAGTCCTTTCAGATCAGGATTGGCAGAGGATCAAACATTATGTCCTGAAACAAGCCCCTGAAGAACTGCAGCAAAGCCTTTCCTATACAGCCAGGAAGTCTATTAGCGCTTTTAAGGCCCATGCAATAAGCCTTGATTCGCTGCGAGGAGCCAATTTTATTTTCATGCGCTACGAGCCGGAATGGCAGAGACTGCATCTGGCTGACATTCGTGGGAATATCCTCGAATATGACTACAGAAAGAGGCAGGTGAATAGTTTAGCACAAATTCGAAGGCCGATTTCTGATTTTACCCGAATGGATTCTGTCTCCTATGCTACCTCTATCGGCTACTTAAATCCCTCTGAACGGAGTTCTGGTAGCATCATCCGTATTCGAGATGGGGAGAGAAAAGAATTTAATCAGGTACTGCATCGTCCTGTGCACAGTTTGATAGAAGATTTAAACGGAGACGGAACCGCTGAATTGATCGTCAGTGAATTTGGACATTTTACGGGAAATCTGGCCTTATTTGAATTTGAGGGAGAGGATAAATTAGGGAAGCGGCTCCTGAATACCGAGCCGGGAAATACCCGAACGATTGCGATCGACCTGAATGCGGATCAAAAGAAAGACCTCGTGGTTTTGAAGGCTCAGGCCCGGGAAGGGATTTATGCGTATATGCAAAGTGGCGATTTGGAGTTTACCGAAAAAGAGTTGATTTCATTTAGCCCGATACTGGGAACCAGTTGGTTTGAAGTATTTGACTACGAAGGGGACGGTGATTTGGACATTGCCACGGTTCACGGTGATAATGCGGATAAAACCTATGTGCAGAAACCCTACCACGGCATGCGTTTGTACCTCAATGATGGACAGATGAATTTTAGCGAGGCCTTTTTCTTTCCCCTACATGGAGCTACACGTATTGTCGCAAGTGATTTTGACCAGGATGAGGACATGGACTTTGCCCTTGTGGCTTCTTTCCCCGACTATGAAAATCATCCGGAAGATTCCTTCGTTTACCTGGAAAACCTTCATGCTGAAAGCTTCAGTTTTTCTCCCCAAAACTTAGTAGAACCTCAGGAAGGAAGATGGTTTCTCATGGATGCCGGTGATCTGGATGGAGATGGAGACGAAGACCTCGTGATTAGTTCTTTTACCTATAACTTCACCCCGGTCCCGGAAGTCCTATCAGATAAATGGAAGCTTTCCTATCTGGATCTATTGGTATTGGAAAATCAGTTGATCGATGGGGAACAGTAA
- a CDS encoding NfeD family protein, translating into MENLIPILTWVSVFSGGLLIFLLLFSIVGGMDLDLDVDTSTDAGVDTGGIGFVKGGLTLISVTTWVMKIVLLSQENIGIAIIIGLAVAFVALWILNYIFRFLIRNEENVNWAMEDAIEQLGEVYLRIPPKGEGIVNVLVNGVNRELKAVSMDKQEIKTGDKVRVVGIDGEFVKVKKETV; encoded by the coding sequence ATGGAAAATCTAATTCCAATTCTTACCTGGGTATCGGTCTTTAGCGGAGGACTATTGATCTTTTTGCTGCTCTTCTCGATTGTGGGAGGAATGGACCTTGATCTGGATGTGGATACTTCTACAGATGCAGGAGTTGATACCGGAGGGATAGGATTTGTAAAAGGGGGGCTAACCCTGATTTCGGTTACTACCTGGGTAATGAAAATCGTCTTGCTTTCCCAGGAAAATATTGGAATAGCAATTATTATCGGCCTGGCCGTTGCATTTGTCGCGCTATGGATACTCAATTATATTTTTCGATTCCTCATCCGAAATGAAGAAAATGTGAACTGGGCTATGGAAGATGCCATAGAGCAACTGGGAGAAGTTTATTTACGAATTCCTCCAAAAGGGGAAGGGATTGTAAATGTATTGGTCAATGGAGTTAATCGCGAATTGAAAGCAGTTTCAATGGATAAACAGGAGATTAAAACCGGAGACAAAGTACGTGTAGTAGGGATTGATGGGGAATTTGTCAAAGTCAAAAAAGAAACAGTATAA
- a CDS encoding S41 family peptidase, with product MHAFRMTKIFFLLLAVSCSSFLHAQELGAEQMKEDLTFLMDKMEEFHPNIDHYNPDIKAKWDAFLDLKEESYDPIAQFSLISRIVAVANEGHYGLGNWEDKVHKGFLDDEFRYLPIAVKIVGDRIFIWDLFTEKDELERGHEIISINSVGAKDILDKLRQHLPSDGNIRSYQNLTLNTGFNWMYYLYIERAEKFLIQVKDDIRGRSGRFEIPALTRGEMSINLRARRAGQGVQAFVPKDISEVYEWKQEEEYALLRLKTFRRSLLEKYKIKAKDLYKDLFKELSRTGKNFLVIDLRSNYGGRTEMAYEMLPYIQQKASSKYFKKSYSWKGRSKSYKTPSKSRFAFKGKIYVLINGRTFSAAASLARYLKEFGGATLIGEEAGSRYDGFSAGSQQIIYLPNSNFRIGIPRYRTEYAGPGGQAAKERGLIPDFAVDYSLEDLLKEADKEMALAKSLISINK from the coding sequence ATGCACGCATTTCGAATGACAAAAATTTTCTTTCTCTTGCTGGCCGTTTCCTGCTCCTCATTTTTGCACGCACAAGAGCTGGGAGCGGAGCAAATGAAAGAAGACCTCACTTTCCTCATGGACAAAATGGAGGAATTTCATCCCAATATTGATCACTACAATCCAGATATAAAAGCAAAATGGGACGCTTTTCTTGACTTAAAAGAAGAAAGCTATGATCCCATTGCACAATTTTCCCTCATCTCACGCATAGTAGCTGTCGCAAATGAGGGGCACTATGGCTTGGGAAATTGGGAAGATAAAGTACATAAAGGTTTCCTTGACGATGAATTTCGCTATCTCCCAATTGCAGTGAAAATAGTTGGAGACAGGATTTTTATTTGGGACCTTTTTACAGAAAAAGATGAGTTGGAAAGAGGTCATGAAATTATTTCTATCAATTCAGTAGGAGCAAAAGATATTCTGGATAAACTGCGGCAACACCTTCCCTCCGACGGCAATATTCGCAGCTATCAAAACCTAACCCTGAATACCGGATTCAACTGGATGTATTACCTCTACATTGAGCGAGCAGAGAAATTTTTGATTCAGGTAAAAGATGATATTCGGGGACGCTCAGGGAGATTTGAAATTCCCGCCTTAACTCGTGGCGAAATGAGTATCAATTTACGGGCGCGTCGGGCCGGACAGGGAGTACAGGCTTTTGTACCGAAAGATATCTCGGAAGTATATGAGTGGAAACAAGAGGAGGAATATGCCCTCCTTAGGCTAAAAACCTTTAGGCGAAGCCTGCTCGAAAAATATAAGATTAAAGCCAAGGATTTATACAAAGACTTATTTAAGGAATTGAGCCGAACAGGTAAAAACTTTTTGGTTATTGATCTTCGCAGCAATTATGGAGGGAGGACAGAAATGGCCTACGAAATGCTGCCCTATATCCAGCAAAAAGCAAGTAGCAAATATTTCAAGAAATCTTATTCCTGGAAAGGCAGAAGCAAATCCTATAAAACCCCTTCAAAAAGCAGATTTGCTTTCAAAGGTAAAATCTATGTGCTGATCAATGGTCGGACCTTCAGCGCAGCGGCATCTCTGGCGCGTTACCTCAAGGAATTTGGAGGAGCAACCCTCATTGGAGAAGAAGCCGGAAGTCGTTATGATGGATTCTCAGCAGGTTCTCAGCAAATTATCTACCTCCCGAATTCTAATTTTCGCATCGGGATTCCTCGCTACCGTACAGAATATGCGGGCCCGGGAGGACAGGCAGCAAAGGAAAGGGGACTTATTCCTGATTTTGCTGTCGATTATTCTTTGGAAGATTTACTCAAAGAGGCTGATAAAGAAATGGCACTAGCCAAAAGCCTGATATCGATCAATAAGTAG
- a CDS encoding T9SS type A sorting domain-containing protein, which translates to MNLRLLILFLLFPLLTKAQTTLNQGLRHNGINRTYILYIPASYSDQEAVPLLFNFHGYTSNANAQMVYGDFRSISDTAGFIIVHPQGTLDAEGKTHFNVGWGGSNTDDVGFTDLLLDSLLANYNIDESRVYSTGMSNGGYMSYYLACQLGDRIAAVASVTGSMTPLQYNGCSPTHPTPVLQIHGTQDNVVPINGANWTRSIDDVIQYWVTHNNCDETPEISALPNTNATDQSTVEHIVYKNGDNGVQTEYFKVTGGRHTWPGSAIPSTGTNYDIDASEEVWKFFSRYDINGLRSTTSSKELNPYQVNIYPNPASTFLLITTDHAGTKSYQLLDVLGKEKFSGSFSTNSFQINLSALTKGLYFLKIGKQYYKILKEN; encoded by the coding sequence ATGAATCTTCGCCTTCTTATACTTTTCCTCTTATTTCCTCTATTGACTAAGGCTCAGACTACCTTAAATCAGGGTCTTCGGCACAATGGAATCAATCGGACCTATATCCTGTATATTCCTGCCTCTTATAGTGATCAGGAAGCCGTGCCTTTATTATTCAACTTTCACGGATACACCAGTAATGCTAATGCTCAGATGGTGTATGGAGACTTCAGATCAATCTCCGACACTGCCGGTTTTATTATTGTTCATCCTCAGGGAACGCTCGATGCAGAAGGAAAAACTCATTTCAATGTAGGTTGGGGAGGGAGCAATACCGATGATGTGGGATTTACTGATTTGTTGCTGGATAGTTTACTTGCAAATTATAATATTGATGAAAGCAGGGTGTATAGCACCGGCATGTCCAATGGAGGATATATGAGCTATTACCTGGCTTGTCAGTTGGGGGATCGAATAGCCGCAGTAGCTTCTGTTACCGGTTCGATGACCCCATTGCAGTATAATGGCTGTTCCCCAACACATCCTACTCCAGTCCTTCAGATTCACGGAACCCAGGACAATGTCGTTCCCATCAATGGTGCGAACTGGACTCGTTCGATAGATGATGTCATACAGTATTGGGTAACTCATAATAATTGTGATGAAACTCCTGAAATAAGTGCGCTCCCCAATACCAATGCAACTGATCAAAGCACGGTCGAACATATTGTGTATAAAAATGGAGATAATGGGGTGCAGACCGAGTACTTTAAAGTTACGGGAGGCAGACATACCTGGCCCGGTAGTGCAATTCCCAGTACGGGTACCAATTATGATATAGATGCATCTGAAGAAGTCTGGAAGTTCTTTTCGCGCTACGATATAAATGGGCTCCGATCTACGACCAGTAGTAAAGAACTCAATCCCTACCAGGTCAACATCTATCCCAATCCAGCCTCCACATTCCTGCTCATAACGACAGATCATGCAGGTACAAAATCTTATCAATTGCTGGATGTATTGGGCAAAGAAAAATTCAGCGGTTCATTTAGTACAAATTCTTTTCAAATCAATCTATCTGCACTCACAAAAGGACTGTATTTCCTCAAAATAGGGAAACAGTACTATAAAATACTCAAGGAAAACTAA
- a CDS encoding TraB/GumN family protein yields the protein MQNSLKRTCLFLFTCFHIVCSLAQESADYELLWQIEGNGLSKPSYLFGTMHVKDARAFNFSDSVMTSIEKCGIFALEVHPDSLIRAMFDRKREKPASSKIEDLLSEEQMNLLKERFKEINGYNYDELANKNTAVLKRLLQPKMSKENDKETFVDAYLYGIAKTMGKRLVGLEEIGTQLDLIEGKSVEDQREMILSLIEMNQEEFDAYMDDFVGMYEGGNLENLQSNLNGHALADPVMVERNAVMADRIDLFMSQEPTFAAVGAAHLPGEQGVISLLRKKGYTVEAVNATFTGLADNYKIDLMQMKWPRYQDDALGFSVEMPGIPFPDDRFDPMQMFLYPDLATGAFYSMFIIDMRTLKQQISEEDLLDNLVKKFKSKEGQELLSPKKFKRGDIEGLEGTVKTDKKMALKFQMLVKDKIFYCMLAGKESSKIEKPYLKRFFESLQLFEAEAPREKTWLTHKDDTAAFSISIPAKAEVRYNVFENPADPDGEQFKVKLYLSNDKSNQTNYIFGYNDFPRGYYLENRGEGLNALVEEIQSNGELVSPADTIWKDGYEGRELKLKLGENTYIIGRLYARGNRIYRIFKQSFSRNEVPDFDDRYFDSFRIEPFEKGQLKTVIEYEDLPVKFSLFGGHITELDSSTDYSSTYRNYVAFQDRNPFTGGAYLFEYYELDPYFRVDSLSAYYDFYKGDIMDYGDTLLSETDVNIGPYRGKELLIQDTLSHENFRLRFWLENRNLYCASVYGELEEIQAEVAEKFLSSISYIKEPVPFDYLASKSKDIIEALSSSDTAEYNRALGAFEYYEFLDEDIPLIEESLKLSYPDDSLETGARGQLIEEVFYLESDDAIAKLKELYQQENLPYVLKNKILSSLLDHEHPESLQDFLSLFLNNPPKEVDNAWKYLEPFYDSLGLAFEYYDKLLPMMEISDMKSSMLYLSKGMLNSGDEDLEKQVRENYSYLIKYREADLERYWDKLQDTTSNSYMAEILYYLQIMRSMPSDKQGDVFSNRLLNPLVPEYYQSEAVRSRISLRQATDKEWIRRFLESEDYQYVILEAYSEAGKLKEVPKKYRNAEQMAYINLRYVLCEDESCPEELRKLGKITDGDKSMYAFAIVYSSSDGTKYEYLGLSGPFEGDPAKTDVKNLPAFCDWDILEEDWEAQAKALWQTKKE from the coding sequence ATGCAGAATTCTCTAAAAAGAACTTGCCTGTTCCTTTTTACTTGTTTTCATATTGTTTGCTCATTGGCTCAGGAAAGTGCCGATTATGAACTCCTATGGCAAATTGAAGGGAATGGCCTCAGTAAACCTTCTTACCTCTTTGGCACCATGCATGTCAAGGATGCACGTGCCTTTAATTTCAGTGACTCAGTGATGACTTCTATTGAAAAGTGTGGAATTTTTGCACTGGAAGTACATCCGGATTCCCTCATACGGGCCATGTTTGACCGCAAAAGGGAAAAGCCGGCCTCAAGTAAAATCGAGGATCTGCTTAGCGAGGAACAAATGAACTTGTTGAAGGAAAGGTTCAAGGAGATAAATGGGTATAATTATGATGAACTGGCCAATAAAAATACGGCGGTACTCAAACGATTGCTCCAACCCAAAATGAGTAAGGAAAATGACAAAGAAACCTTTGTCGACGCCTATCTCTATGGAATCGCCAAAACCATGGGTAAGCGTCTGGTAGGGCTGGAAGAAATCGGTACCCAATTGGATCTGATTGAAGGGAAAAGTGTAGAAGATCAAAGAGAGATGATTCTCAGTTTGATAGAGATGAATCAGGAGGAGTTTGATGCATATATGGATGATTTCGTTGGTATGTACGAGGGAGGGAATCTGGAGAATCTTCAGAGCAACCTTAATGGTCATGCTTTGGCTGATCCGGTGATGGTCGAAAGAAATGCAGTCATGGCTGATCGTATAGATCTGTTTATGAGTCAGGAGCCAACCTTTGCTGCGGTCGGTGCTGCTCATTTACCGGGCGAGCAAGGAGTGATCAGCCTTTTGCGTAAAAAAGGATATACCGTAGAAGCCGTCAATGCAACTTTCACGGGTCTTGCAGATAATTACAAGATTGATTTGATGCAGATGAAATGGCCAAGGTATCAGGATGATGCATTGGGATTTTCTGTGGAAATGCCAGGCATTCCTTTTCCAGATGATCGCTTTGATCCTATGCAAATGTTCCTGTATCCGGACCTGGCAACGGGAGCCTTTTACTCTATGTTTATTATCGATATGCGGACCCTTAAGCAGCAAATCTCCGAAGAGGATTTGCTCGATAATCTGGTGAAAAAGTTTAAAAGCAAAGAAGGCCAGGAATTGTTGAGTCCGAAGAAGTTTAAAAGGGGGGATATCGAAGGACTGGAAGGAACGGTCAAGACAGACAAAAAAATGGCACTGAAGTTTCAGATGCTGGTCAAGGATAAGATTTTTTACTGCATGCTTGCGGGTAAAGAATCCAGCAAAATTGAGAAACCATATCTTAAACGCTTTTTTGAATCATTGCAGCTATTCGAAGCAGAAGCTCCCCGGGAAAAAACATGGCTCACCCATAAGGATGATACTGCTGCTTTCTCCATTTCAATTCCTGCTAAAGCAGAAGTTCGTTACAATGTTTTTGAAAACCCCGCTGATCCTGATGGGGAACAATTCAAAGTGAAACTGTATTTATCAAATGATAAAAGCAATCAAACCAATTACATCTTTGGATACAATGATTTTCCCAGAGGCTACTATTTAGAAAATCGGGGAGAAGGATTGAATGCATTGGTTGAGGAAATTCAAAGCAATGGCGAACTGGTTTCGCCAGCCGACACGATTTGGAAAGATGGCTATGAAGGCCGCGAACTCAAATTGAAACTTGGAGAAAACACTTATATAATCGGAAGACTGTATGCACGGGGAAATCGAATATATCGGATATTCAAGCAGAGCTTTAGCCGCAATGAAGTACCTGACTTTGACGATCGTTATTTTGATTCCTTTAGGATTGAACCTTTTGAAAAGGGACAACTGAAAACCGTGATTGAATATGAAGATCTACCGGTGAAATTCTCCCTCTTTGGCGGGCATATTACGGAGCTTGATAGCAGTACAGATTATAGCTCTACCTATCGAAATTATGTGGCATTTCAGGATCGAAATCCTTTCACAGGAGGAGCCTATTTATTTGAGTATTATGAACTCGATCCATATTTCCGGGTAGATAGTCTCTCCGCCTACTATGATTTCTACAAAGGAGATATAATGGATTATGGGGATACCTTGTTGAGTGAAACGGATGTGAATATTGGCCCCTACAGAGGCAAAGAACTACTTATCCAGGACACCTTGAGTCATGAGAATTTCAGGTTGAGGTTTTGGTTGGAAAACAGGAATCTCTATTGCGCCAGTGTGTATGGTGAATTGGAGGAAATACAAGCTGAGGTTGCTGAAAAATTCCTTTCCTCTATTTCCTATATTAAAGAACCTGTACCCTTTGATTACCTGGCTTCCAAATCAAAGGATATCATTGAGGCTTTGAGTTCTTCAGATACGGCAGAATATAATAGAGCACTTGGAGCCTTTGAGTACTATGAATTTCTGGATGAAGATATTCCCCTGATTGAGGAAAGCCTTAAGCTTTCCTATCCTGATGATAGCCTGGAGACGGGTGCAAGGGGCCAATTGATAGAAGAAGTTTTTTACCTGGAAAGCGATGATGCGATTGCCAAGCTCAAAGAATTATATCAGCAGGAGAACCTTCCCTATGTTTTGAAAAATAAAATACTCTCTAGCCTGCTGGATCATGAGCATCCGGAGAGCTTGCAGGATTTTCTGTCTCTCTTTCTGAATAATCCACCCAAAGAAGTGGATAATGCCTGGAAATACCTTGAACCCTTTTATGATTCCCTGGGCCTGGCCTTTGAGTATTATGATAAACTTCTGCCTATGATGGAGATTTCAGATATGAAAAGTTCCATGCTGTATCTTTCAAAAGGTATGTTGAATAGTGGAGATGAGGATCTGGAAAAGCAAGTTCGGGAGAATTATAGTTACCTGATCAAGTATCGGGAAGCCGACCTAGAGCGCTATTGGGATAAACTTCAGGATACCACCAGCAATTCCTACATGGCAGAAATTCTGTATTACCTGCAAATTATGAGAAGCATGCCTTCAGATAAGCAAGGGGATGTCTTTAGCAACCGTTTGCTGAATCCTTTAGTGCCGGAATACTACCAATCTGAGGCTGTTAGAAGTCGCATTAGCCTCCGACAAGCTACAGATAAGGAATGGATCAGGAGATTCCTTGAGTCGGAAGATTATCAATATGTAATCCTGGAAGCTTATTCAGAGGCTGGAAAGCTTAAAGAGGTCCCCAAGAAATATAGAAATGCTGAGCAAATGGCTTATATCAACTTGCGCTACGTATTGTGCGAGGATGAGTCCTGCCCGGAAGAACTCAGGAAGCTGGGTAAGATTACAGATGGGGATAAAAGTATGTACGCCTTTGCGATCGTTTATTCTTCTTCGGATGGAACGAAATATGAGTACCTGGGACTTAGCGGTCCTTTTGAAGGTGATCCTGCGAAAACCGATGTGAAAAATCTTCCTGCTTTCTGCGATTGGGATATACTGGAAGAAGACTGGGAAGCTCAGGCAAAAGCCCTTTGGCAGACAAAAAAGGAATAA
- a CDS encoding SPFH domain-containing protein — translation MSELVLFGIGAFLVVIVLLILFFVSRYKRCPSDKILVVYGRTGGDTSAKCYAGGAAFVWPVIQDYRYLDLTPISIDVNLQDALSKQNIRVSVPAQFTVGVSNKPNLMLAAAERLLGLDRPNVRSLAHDIIMGQMRLVIANMDIEELNTDRDKFVESVYKNVGNELHKIGLELINVNVTDIQDESGYIQALGREAAAKAINDAKVKVANEERVGAIGQAEAQQDQRTKVADANSRAEIGEAEASQLQRVKVAETNSLAEIGEAESKQRQRISIAEANSKAEIGEADAQAISTEGKNTASIKIANSNAAKEIEVAEAERKATAARKVAAAKALEEAYVAERDTEKARGEMELARKQADEVVEADIEKQKAVIAAQAEAERRRETAKGEADAILARYMAQAKGQEALLKKQAEGFQMLVEAANGDPQSAIGYLLIDKLTELAEIQTKAIQDLDIEKVVVYDNGSGKGVSNFVQGLYGMMPQLNDFLEQSGMSLPEALVQNKNKAKLNGEVEPVAENGQAEEVKTDASKNEE, via the coding sequence ATGTCAGAACTCGTATTATTTGGCATCGGAGCCTTTCTCGTAGTCATTGTGCTTCTTATCCTCTTCTTCGTAAGCAGATATAAGAGATGCCCTTCGGACAAAATTCTGGTCGTATATGGACGTACAGGCGGTGATACCTCTGCAAAATGCTATGCAGGTGGTGCAGCCTTTGTATGGCCCGTGATTCAGGATTATCGATACCTTGACCTTACCCCGATTAGTATTGATGTGAACCTGCAGGATGCTCTTTCTAAACAGAATATTCGTGTATCGGTTCCTGCCCAGTTTACAGTAGGGGTAAGTAATAAGCCTAACCTGATGCTGGCAGCAGCAGAGCGTCTACTCGGTCTTGACAGACCTAATGTACGTTCGCTTGCACATGATATCATCATGGGACAGATGCGACTCGTAATCGCAAATATGGACATTGAAGAATTGAATACCGATCGGGATAAATTTGTAGAGTCTGTATATAAAAACGTAGGGAATGAGCTTCACAAAATCGGTCTTGAATTGATCAACGTAAACGTAACGGATATTCAGGATGAGTCGGGCTATATCCAGGCACTGGGTCGTGAAGCGGCAGCCAAAGCGATCAATGATGCAAAAGTAAAGGTGGCCAATGAGGAAAGAGTCGGTGCCATCGGTCAGGCAGAAGCTCAGCAGGATCAGCGTACCAAAGTTGCCGATGCCAATTCTCGTGCAGAAATCGGTGAGGCAGAGGCCAGTCAGCTCCAACGGGTGAAAGTAGCTGAAACGAATAGTTTAGCAGAGATTGGAGAAGCAGAATCAAAACAAAGACAAAGGATTAGCATAGCAGAAGCGAACTCAAAAGCTGAAATTGGGGAAGCAGATGCACAGGCTATCTCGACAGAAGGTAAAAACACAGCTTCCATTAAGATTGCAAATTCAAATGCTGCAAAAGAGATTGAAGTTGCTGAAGCAGAAAGGAAAGCTACTGCTGCAAGAAAAGTAGCTGCAGCGAAAGCGCTTGAGGAAGCATATGTCGCAGAGCGCGATACGGAAAAAGCACGTGGAGAAATGGAATTGGCCAGGAAGCAGGCAGATGAAGTAGTTGAGGCAGATATTGAAAAGCAAAAAGCTGTAATTGCCGCTCAAGCTGAAGCAGAGCGTCGCAGAGAAACTGCTAAAGGGGAAGCAGATGCTATCCTGGCTCGATATATGGCCCAGGCCAAAGGTCAGGAAGCCCTCTTGAAAAAGCAGGCAGAAGGTTTCCAAATGCTGGTAGAAGCAGCAAATGGAGATCCCCAAAGTGCCATTGGTTACCTATTGATTGACAAGTTGACAGAATTGGCAGAGATTCAGACAAAAGCCATTCAAGATCTGGACATCGAAAAGGTGGTAGTTTATGATAATGGTAGCGGTAAGGGAGTGAGCAATTTTGTGCAGGGCTTATATGGCATGATGCCTCAGTTAAATGACTTCCTGGAGCAAAGTGGAATGAGCCTTCCGGAGGCTTTGGTTCAAAATAAAAATAAAGCCAAACTGAATGGCGAAGTGGAGCCGGTAGCAGAAAATGGACAAGCAGAAGAAGTTAAAACCGATGCTTCCAAAAATGAAGAATAG
- a CDS encoding NAD(P)-dependent oxidoreductase yields MAPKILISYPLSPARIEALNSPYAVKCVSGKKSMYEEVCEKISDFDALLCMGHQADKKLMDLGNKLKVISNYGVGYDNVDVAYAKEKGIMVSNLPRSTSAPTANMAIGLMLSLMLKISLHDRLLREEKLPKWDSPASYGSSPGGKLMGIIGMGRIGKEMAKRARALDMEICYYKRNRMSADEEQKHGAIYLELDDLLRQSDVVSLHTPLTESTFHLIGKREIDLMKSTAFLLNTARGSVVDNDALIKALQGNKIAGAGLDVFPNEPEVPKAYLSMDHVVLTPHAGTATHESRMDMFNEAFQNAVDLLDDKEIDARVV; encoded by the coding sequence ATGGCCCCCAAGATCCTGATCAGTTATCCATTATCTCCCGCCCGAATCGAAGCCCTGAATTCTCCTTATGCTGTCAAATGTGTCAGTGGGAAAAAAAGCATGTACGAGGAGGTTTGCGAAAAGATTTCTGACTTTGATGCCCTGCTTTGTATGGGGCATCAGGCAGATAAAAAATTGATGGATTTGGGAAATAAACTGAAGGTCATTAGCAATTATGGCGTAGGCTATGACAATGTGGATGTTGCCTATGCAAAAGAGAAAGGAATCATGGTGAGTAACCTTCCGCGTTCTACCTCTGCCCCTACAGCAAACATGGCGATTGGACTTATGTTGAGTCTTATGCTAAAGATCAGTTTGCATGATAGACTATTGCGAGAGGAAAAGCTGCCCAAATGGGATTCACCCGCTTCCTATGGTAGTTCTCCGGGAGGGAAGCTCATGGGAATCATAGGCATGGGCAGGATAGGGAAAGAAATGGCTAAAAGAGCCCGTGCCCTGGATATGGAAATCTGTTATTACAAAAGGAATCGCATGAGTGCCGATGAAGAACAAAAACATGGAGCAATCTATCTCGAACTGGATGATTTGCTTCGCCAGTCAGATGTCGTTTCTCTCCATACTCCGCTAACTGAGAGTACTTTTCATTTGATTGGAAAGAGAGAAATTGATTTGATGAAAAGCACCGCCTTTCTCCTCAATACTGCAAGGGGAAGTGTAGTAGATAATGACGCTCTGATCAAAGCTTTGCAGGGAAATAAAATTGCAGGTGCAGGTCTGGACGTTTTCCCAAATGAACCGGAAGTCCCTAAAGCTTATTTAAGTATGGACCATGTGGTACTAACGCCCCATGCGGGAACGGCTACCCATGAATCCCGCATGGACATGTTTAATGAAGCCTTTCAGAATGCTGTCGATCTTTTGGATGATAAGGAAATCGACGCCAGAGTAGTCTAG